Proteins encoded by one window of Planktothrix tepida PCC 9214:
- a CDS encoding EAL domain-containing protein codes for MLRDKGNILPTSVRLSPALLTSLIVTLFVVGCQKLGGLESFELRMFDAFVCLRPIPDSDPNLLIVAITEEDIQSQKQWPLTDRILAQVFAKLQQHQPNVIGLDLYRDLPQEPGGKELLKQLKADNIIVITKIGNPKNPSVPPPPGIERERIGFNDLVLDSDGVVRRQLLFASGQDKQTVFAFSLQMALTYLKNQGIEPKNNSRYPEYMELGKTTFFSLKSGDGGYGNIDDRGYQILLNYRAPEVARIVSISEVLSNQVNPDWIKNKVILIGTTAPSIPDAFLTPYSIKAAENFKMPGVLIHGQMVSQIINAALNNPSQKAHLILGSQILVFRSNLFVFLPQYLEIVWIGIWAMVGGISMWRIRHPLNQGLALMGGILSLLVTSYGLFLLNAWVPIIAPIFSLFLAGTGIIAYKQIHNSLHDSLTQLPNRTLFLDRVGWAISKTKHSQSQCAVLFLNIDRFKRINDSLGYEAGNQLLIEMVQRMKTCLRNQDMIARLGGDEFAILIEQLKPYQNAVFVAERIHNALLSPFQLNHHDIFMSLSIGIALSETAENRADYLLRNAHTAMYRARSLGKGMIQVFEQTMHVNGIEQLKLETSLRLALERQEFVLYYQPVVSLNLGQIVGFEALIRWQHPEEGLITPEGFIAVAKETGLIVPMGKWAIQEACHQLKLWQDQFHGQPELIVGVNLSARQFVQQDLIEQIQEIIEISEINPTGLRLEITESVIMDDVDATINLLKKLKSLGLKLSIDDFGTGFSSLSYLPRFPIDTIKIDRSFVGQMETDDGGENLAIVRTIIRLAHALNKDVVAEGVETASQLAQLRSLGCEYAQGYFFLKPVPADIVTAFVESHPQWDSNHQDS; via the coding sequence ATGCTTAGGGACAAAGGCAATATCTTACCAACCTCAGTGCGGTTATCCCCCGCTTTATTAACCAGTTTAATTGTCACCTTGTTTGTGGTCGGATGTCAAAAATTAGGAGGGTTAGAATCCTTTGAATTAAGGATGTTTGATGCCTTCGTTTGTTTACGGCCGATTCCCGATTCCGACCCTAATTTATTAATCGTTGCAATTACGGAAGAGGATATTCAATCTCAAAAACAATGGCCACTGACAGATCGGATTTTAGCACAGGTTTTCGCCAAACTTCAGCAACATCAACCTAACGTTATTGGGTTAGATTTATATCGGGATTTACCGCAGGAACCAGGGGGTAAAGAGTTATTAAAGCAGTTAAAAGCGGATAATATAATTGTGATTACGAAAATCGGAAATCCCAAAAATCCGAGTGTTCCACCTCCCCCAGGAATTGAGCGAGAACGAATTGGATTTAATGATTTAGTTTTAGATTCTGATGGGGTGGTTCGTCGGCAGTTATTATTTGCCAGTGGTCAAGATAAGCAAACGGTTTTTGCTTTTTCTTTACAGATGGCTTTAACTTACTTAAAAAATCAGGGAATTGAACCTAAAAATAATAGCCGTTATCCTGAATATATGGAACTAGGAAAAACGACATTTTTTTCTTTGAAATCAGGAGATGGTGGTTATGGAAATATTGATGATCGAGGCTATCAAATCCTGCTCAATTATCGGGCTCCAGAAGTTGCCCGTATTGTGAGTATCAGTGAAGTTTTATCAAATCAAGTTAACCCGGATTGGATTAAAAATAAAGTCATTTTAATTGGAACAACAGCCCCTAGTATTCCCGATGCTTTTTTAACGCCTTATAGTATTAAAGCTGCGGAGAATTTTAAAATGCCTGGGGTATTAATTCATGGTCAAATGGTGAGCCAGATTATTAATGCTGCCTTGAATAATCCCTCTCAAAAAGCCCATTTAATTCTCGGTTCTCAAATTCTCGTTTTCCGTTCTAATTTATTTGTATTCTTACCTCAATATTTAGAAATAGTATGGATTGGAATTTGGGCAATGGTGGGAGGAATATCAATGTGGCGGATTCGTCATCCTCTCAATCAAGGATTAGCTTTAATGGGAGGAATTTTGAGTTTATTGGTAACCAGCTACGGACTGTTTTTATTAAATGCTTGGGTTCCTATTATTGCTCCTATTTTTTCCTTATTTTTAGCGGGAACTGGAATTATTGCCTATAAGCAAATTCACAATTCTTTGCATGATTCTTTAACGCAACTCCCCAACCGTACTTTATTTTTAGACCGAGTGGGATGGGCGATTTCAAAAACAAAACATTCTCAATCTCAATGTGCCGTTCTATTTTTAAATATTGATCGATTCAAGAGAATTAACGATAGTTTAGGATATGAAGCGGGAAATCAACTCTTAATTGAAATGGTGCAAAGGATGAAAACTTGTTTAAGAAATCAAGATATGATTGCTCGTTTAGGAGGAGATGAATTTGCCATTTTAATTGAACAGTTAAAACCCTATCAAAATGCAGTGTTTGTAGCCGAACGTATTCACAACGCCTTACTCTCTCCATTTCAATTAAATCATCATGATATCTTTATGAGTTTAAGTATTGGCATTGCCTTAAGTGAAACGGCTGAAAATAGGGCAGATTATTTATTAAGAAATGCCCATACCGCCATGTATCGTGCTAGAAGTTTAGGCAAAGGTATGATTCAAGTTTTTGAACAGACCATGCACGTTAATGGAATTGAACAGTTAAAATTAGAAACCAGTTTAAGATTAGCCTTAGAACGTCAAGAATTTGTTTTATATTATCAACCCGTTGTTTCATTAAATTTAGGGCAAATCGTTGGGTTTGAAGCTTTAATTCGTTGGCAACATCCCGAAGAAGGATTAATCACCCCAGAAGGGTTTATAGCGGTTGCAAAAGAGACAGGATTAATTGTCCCAATGGGGAAATGGGCAATTCAAGAAGCCTGTCATCAATTAAAACTATGGCAAGATCAATTTCATGGTCAACCTGAATTAATTGTCGGAGTCAATTTATCGGCTAGACAGTTTGTTCAACAAGATTTAATCGAACAAATTCAAGAGATTATTGAAATCTCAGAAATTAATCCCACTGGATTAAGATTAGAAATTACAGAAAGTGTGATTATGGATGATGTAGATGCTACCATTAATCTATTAAAAAAATTAAAATCTTTAGGATTAAAATTGAGTATTGATGATTTTGGAACCGGGTTTTCTTCCTTAAGTTATTTACCTCGATTTCCCATTGATACGATTAAAATTGATCGCTCTTTTGTCGGACAAATGGAAACGGATGATGGCGGAGAAAATTTAGCGATTGTTCGCACGATTATTCGGTTAGCTCATGCGTTAAATAAAGATGTGGTAGCTGAAGGAGTAGAAACCGCTTCTCAACTGGCACAATTACGTTCCCTCGGTTGTGAATATGCTCAAGGGTATTTCTTTCTTAAACCTGTTCCTGCCGATATTGTTACAGCTTTTGTAGAGTCTCATCCTCAATGGGATAGCAACCACCAAGACAGTTAG
- a CDS encoding DUF4276 family protein — translation MSYDLIFLLEEPSMKNVLEEILPKIIPEQISFICIAHQGKQDLAKSIPIKIRAFNNISPHTQFIIVHDQDSHDCQKLKAELLQICQTAGQNNLIIRIICHELESWFLGNLEAVEKAYNLKRNTLSKHQNNRKYRNPDQLNSAKQELKNLVPEYYPATHSKKIARYLSLTDNKSKSFQVFMQGIKMLLETQIIRTQKSM, via the coding sequence ATGAGTTATGACTTAATTTTTTTATTAGAAGAACCTTCGATGAAAAATGTTTTAGAAGAAATCTTACCAAAAATCATTCCTGAGCAAATTTCCTTTATTTGTATTGCTCATCAAGGTAAACAAGACTTAGCTAAATCTATTCCTATTAAAATTAGAGCTTTCAATAACATTAGCCCCCATACTCAATTTATTATCGTTCATGACCAAGATTCTCATGATTGCCAAAAACTTAAGGCTGAATTATTACAAATTTGTCAAACGGCTGGACAAAATAACCTAATAATTAGGATTATTTGTCATGAACTAGAATCATGGTTTTTAGGCAATTTGGAGGCGGTAGAAAAAGCCTATAATCTTAAACGTAATACTTTGAGTAAACATCAAAATAACAGAAAATACCGTAACCCTGATCAACTTAACTCTGCTAAACAGGAACTCAAAAATTTAGTCCCAGAATATTATCCAGCTACTCACTCGAAAAAAATCGCTCGTTATCTATCTCTAACCGATAATAAATCTAAAAGTTTTCAGGTTTTTATGCAAGGCATAAAAATGTTATTAGAAACCCAAATTATCAGAACACAAAAAAGTATGTGA